The Pseudoalteromonas ulvae UL12 DNA window GCAATGAGCATGTATAAGCTGCGTAATAAAGCGTATCCAAGTACAGAGCAAGGGCTCGAAGCGTTAGTGACTGCGAGTAATATCGACCCAGTACCTAAGCGTTTTCCTGACGGTGGTTTTATTGAATCACTGCCTGAAGATCCGTGGGGTAACCCTTATCAGCTGCTTAGCCCGGGTGAACGTGGCAAGTTTGATATTTTATCGATGGGACCAGATGGGAAGATTGGCACTGAAGATGATATTGGTAACTGGAGTGATGAAGAGCAACGTTAAGCTCTTTATCTAAAGATAAGTAGTCGTTCATGAAAAAACGCCAAGTTGGATTTAGCTTAATCGAGATTTTAGTCGTACTGGTGATTATTGCTTTTGCGACCAACTTGGTGGTGTACACCATCAGCGATGGTGATGAAGAGTTATTAGAAAAACAATCGTTACGCGTACACACTTTGATTAATCTTGCTGCAGATTTTGCTGTACTTAATCAAGTTGAGTTGGGTTTTCACTTAGATAAAAACAAATTTGAATTTTTAGCGTTTGATGGTGAAAAATGGCTGCCGTTTGAGCAAGCAGCAGAGCAAGAAGTGTTTAAAGCTTTTGAGTTCGAGCCAGTCCTTGAGGTTGAGCTCACTTTAGATGATTTACCTTGGGCTCAAGATAATTTACTCGAGCAAGTCGACTGGCGAGAGCTTATTGATGCGGAAGATGAAGAGAGTTTTTTGGAGTTGGAAAAAATGAAAATTCCTCAAGTGATCATTTTGTCTTCTGGAGAAATCAGTCCTTTCTCTCTAGTGTTTTCAATCAAAGAGAAGCGTGAGCCTATTTTTTTAATTGAAGGTGAATTTATGGCCCCAGTTTCTCTGCGACGCGAGCCTGAATAATGCGTTTCCCACCTGTTTTACTTCCCTCTCGCAGTCGAGGATTTACCTTACTTGAAGTGCTGGTTGCCCTAAGCATATGCGCTATGGCGGGTATTGCGGCGATGCAAGTATCGGGTGAGCACATCAATCATTTATCAACCCTTGAAGAACAAGCTTACGCCTCGTGGGTCGCAGAAAACCAGTTAGTCGAAATTATGGCGCAAGGCAATGAATGGCCGGCTCGCAATAAAGCCAAAGGCAAAGAAGAAATGGCTGGGCAAACGTGGTACTGGCAACAAGAAGTCACCAAAAGTGAAGTGAATAGCTTTGTTGAGGTGCGAGTATTTATCTACCGCGACGAAGCACTAACCGAATCCGTTTACGATTTATCGACTTTTGTCTTCACGGGAGGCAAATGAAGCAGCGCGGGTTTACTTTGCTAGAAGTGATGGTTGCACTGGGCATTTTGGGGTTCATTGTCGTGGCCACACATCAAATATTCCAAACATCGCTACGAACAAATGAGCTATCGGAACAGACCATTGCTGAGCTTGAAGGGTTGCAAACAACATTTCGACTTATGGAACAAGATTTTAGCCAAATTTCGCGTCGTATCGGTCGTAATGAGGCCGGTGATTCAGCCGAACAATATTTAATCGCGGGTCGAAATCTCCTCGACAGCCAATTTGATGGAGTGGGCTTTGTTCGCGAAGGGTGGCGCAATCCGGCATATTTATTACCCCGCAGTGAACTCCAAGCGGTTGGGTACCGTGTATTTGATGATAACTTAGAGCGTATTTATAAAGTGTACGTTGATAGCCTTGATAACAGCGAGCCTCGCAAACACGTGTTATTAAACAATATCGAAGAATTTAAAGTGACTTATCGAGATAACAAAGGTAAGTGGCTTGAAAAGTGGCAAAACAAAGAATTGCCCTTGGCTGTGGCGATAGAAATCACAATAAAAGATATGCAGCCAATTAAGCGTTTATTTTTAGTGCCTGGCAGTGGTGAGAAATAACCATGGGATATGTTAAATCTAGGCACATAACTGCAAATACTCACTCGCAACAAGGGGCTGCGTTAGTCATTGTTTTGTTTGTCGTGGCTCTGGCTGCGACGTTAGCTGTTGAGATGAGTAGCCGACTAATGGTGCAGGTGCAAAAAAGTAGTAACCTGCAAGATTATCAGCAAGCGAAATGGTTCGGTTACGCTGCAGAGTCCTTAGCCAAAAAAGTAATTAAAGAATCTAAAGCGAAAAATAAGAATAAAACCAGTTTAGATCAAGTTTGGGCTGCAGATGAAACGACTCTTCCAGTTCAAGGGGGAGGAACAATTAGTGGTAAAATTACGGACTTACAAGGTTGTTTAAATTTAAATGCGCTACGCGCGGCAACAGCCCCTGGTGCGCCGTCTAATTCAACAAACGATGGGCATAAAGCCTTGTTTGCGTTAATAGATAGTATGGATGACTTGCCGATTGACGAGACCCCGCAAGCGTTAGCCGATAGCGTACTGGACTGGGTTGACGCCAATAGTAATACCTATCGAGATGGTGCAGAAGAAGATGAATATTTATCGCGCAGTACGCCATATTTAACTGCGAATCATTTTTTAGCATCGATATCAGAGTTACGGGTTATCAAAGGGTTTAACCCGCTAGTGATGAAAAAATTAACTCCTTTTTTATGTGTGATCCCAGGGAGTGATTTAATGGCAATTAATGTCAATACCATTCCCCAAGAGAGCAGTGTTATTTTGGCGGCGCTGATTGATGTTGATGCTAGTGCAGCCAGTTCAATTTTATCGGCAAGACCCGATGGCGGCTGGGACTCATTTGCTGATTTTTATAATGAAGCTAAAGCGAGTAACCCGAAAAATTTGGCTAATCCCGACCCAAGAATTGTTATAAATAGTAACTATTTTCAGCTGGCAGCAACTGCCACTTATGCTGAAAGTCGTTTTCAATTGACGACTCAGTTTTATGTCGATGATAAAGATAACGTAACCATACTGGCGCGAAAATTTGGAGCCGTACAGTGACAGAAGCATTAATAATAAGAGTAAATGGTAGCCAATCGGCAGCCATTAATTGGCTAATTTGGTCGCAAGCAGAACACGAAATTATCGCCAGTGGCACACTAGATGGCGCAGATGAATTAGATGCATTAACTGATAAAGCACAAGGTCGAGAGTGTGTCTTGTTGTTACCCGCATCACAAGCGCAATTAAAGCGAGTCACGTTACCGAGTAAATGGGGCGCGAAACTTCAGCAGGCACTGCCATTTATTATTGAAGATGAAATCGCCAGCGATATTGATGATGTATTTATTGCTGTTGGGCAAGCACATAATATTGACGATAAACACCAGCTTGATGTGGCAATTGTCGATGAACAATGGATGACGCAGTGGCTGGAGTGTTTAACCTCGCATGGATTAGCGCCGAGCAAAGTCCTTCCTGATGCGATGTTATTGCCGCTTCCAGAAGATGAACACCATGTTAGTGCTATCGAACTTGATGGAAAATGGTTGTTTAGAGGGATGCCTTGGCATATTGCGCAAGTAGAGCGCCCTTGGTTGGAGATGTATCTTCATGCGCAAAAAGTGGAGACGGTTCGTCATTATTCGCCGTGTGATTTTACTGGGGTGAACTTAGAGTCAAATCCTGATGATGTTGACCTCCCTTTAGCAATTTTCGCGCGTCAATTACCTCACTGCACATTTAATTTATTACAAGGTCAGTACAAGGTTAAAAAACAAGGCTCGCCGTTTTGGCGCACTTGGCGGGCACCACTGATTGCAGCTTCTGTGGCATTGGTTTTATCCTTGGGCTTTAAAGCAACTGCCTTGTATCAAATTAATCAGCAGTTAATACAAAGTGAAGCAGACATTACTGCGCAGTATTTGTCGGCCTTTCCTGGCAGTAAGGTTCGTTTTCATTTAATTCGTAATCAAATCCGAAACAAACTCGCGGCAGTTGATGGTGAGTCAGAAAGTGATTTCTTAGCATTGATGGAGTCGGTAGTGCCTGTATTTTCATCGGTCAAAGCATTCCATCCTGAGTCATTACGTTATGATGCCAAGCGACAAGAATTACGTTTTAGAGCGGTCGGTAAAGACTTCCAAAGTTTTAACCAAGTAAAAACCGAGCTAGAAAAACGGGGTTTAACTGTTGAGCAAGGTGGGTTAAATAACGAAGGTGATACGGTTGTAGGAGAGCTAAAAGTGAGGGTTCAAGCATGAATCAGGTAGTTAAATATTGGCAATCCTTAAATGCGAAAGAGCAAAAACTACTCAGCATTGCGGGTGGAGTATTTGTTTTGTTTGTGTTGGTGATGGGTGTGATTCGCCCTTTGAATGCCGCATTAGCAAAAGCTGAAAAAGAGCTCGCCAGCCAGCAACAATTAGCGGTGTGGTTGCAAACAAGTATTCAGAAAATCAAAGCCAGTAACCCTCGTGCTGTGTCTAGTTCGGCGTCGTTGAGTAGCCTAGTTAATACCAGTAAAAATCGCTATAACATCACTATTAACCGGATGCAGCCAAAAGATGATAGCTTGCGGGTGAGTATCGATACTGTCGAGTTTAATAAATTGGTCGATTGGTTAGCAGAATTAACCGCTCAACACGGAGTGATGATCACCAATGTTGAACTGAGCAAGCATGATAGTCCTGGATTTGTGAAGGTAAACCGTTTGGTAATTGAGAAGTAATATGAAAAAAACGATCTTTTTAGTCATCCTGTTTATGGTCTCTTGGTTATTTTTTATTGTGTGTTTAATGCCAGCACATATTGCGGTAAGTGCTGCGCAGCCATATTTGCCAAAGCAGTTACAAATCGGCGATGTATCGGGCACATTATGGCAAGGCCGAGTTAGCGAACTTCTCTATCAGGGCACGTATATCCAAGGTGTAGATTGGCAGTTGTCTGGAGGAACATTACTCCTTGGGCAAGCGAAATTGGCCGTCACCTTTGGTGATGCGAAGCAGGCTCAATTGTTATCAGGAAAAAGTGAGATCAATTATGGTTTGTTTAACGCGCAGCTGACATTATCAAATACATTGTTACGCGCTCCTTTACAAACTGTGATTAGCCAACTGCAATTACCACTACCTATTAATATCAAAGGCCGCTTGTTGGCTGATATCCCGCTTTATCAGTTAGGGGCTCCATACTGTGAATTACTGCAAGGGGACTTGATGACTCAAGATGTCTCAGTGCAAGGTACTTCAGGCTGGTTTAGTCTTGATACGATTTTAGGGGAAGCTTCCTGCCAAGAAGGAGGGGTGGCATTAAAGATTGAGCCTGATAATGAATTAGGGCTTGAGCTTAATGCGGTGTTATCGGGTCCAAATCAATTGGCCGCTTCAGGGTTTGTTAAACCTGCTGAGTCATTGCCGCGAGATGTTCATAACGCAGTGAAATTTTTAGGCCGTGCTGATGCCCAAGGGCGTTACACGCTTCGTTTTTAATTAAAAAGGTTTTGATACGGTGCAACAACTTCATTTAACATCCGATGAAAAGCAGGCGCTAGCTGCGTGGCTCACTTCCCCTGAGCTTGCTGGCAAAGCGATGCCATTTGCTCAGCTCGAAGGGTATTTGTTCGCCTTAATTTGTGCCCCAGCTCCACTTGAAATGGATGTATGGGTCAAGCAAGTGATCGGTGAAGATATTAGTGCACTATCGGAAGATCAATTATTTGCATTAATGGCGCTTCATAATGAGATGAGTGAGCAAGTCTTTGAAACGGGATTTGTATTACCGAGTTATCTTAAAACGTTGGCTGGGCAATGTATTGAAGATCAAACCCAAGGAGATGGTCAGCTTTGGTGTTTAGGTTTTGCACTCGGTGCGATTGACTATGTCAGTGATATTTTGAAAAGCGGTCAACTTGATCAGCAATTAAATGAAAGTTTTACATTGGCATTTAATTGTTTATCTGTGCTCGCGCAGCCAGAACAGATAGCTTCGAATGCAAAACAGCTCTCGATGCCAGATGACGTCTATTTGACCAATATGATTTCTTTAATGCCTGATTTTGCGCTTGGTTTTGCCGAGTTGGTCGAAATGGCTGCTTTGCAAAGTGGCTTATTTGATCAAGAAGGTTGGGAATAAACAAGGTTAAATAAAAAAAGGAAGCGTGGCTTCCTTTTTTTATGCGAAATCTAACGCGATATCCGTACAGCCTTTATCACAGCGGGCGCCCGGGTTGGCACTTTGTTGTGGTAAGAATAAGCGGATATTCTGTTTGCATATCGGGCAGGGCACCGAGCGACCTTGCATCAGTTTTTTAATCGTCGCTTTTTGATCATTAAATGATTTGGCGGATGATTTATTCAGTGCTGAGAAGTCCATATTATTTGCGCTTTATGCGAGTGGCCATAATTTGGCAGACTTGGCGTAATTTATCCCCATAGAAAAACGGGTTCAGATCGCGCTGATCACAATAACGTTTGTGCCAAGCAATGACTTTGTCATCCGACGTGGTGGTTTCTTCAATATGAATCCGCTCTTTTTCTCGTAAGCGAATGGTGTCTATGATCTCGATTCTCACGTCTTTTGCTAAGCTTTCTTTTTGCAGTTTTGTTGAATCGCTGAGCTTGCCTGTAATTTGTTCAAAGAGTTTGTCGCGAGGTTCTTTAATTGTCGGGTGGTCAATACTTAGTAACGCTAAGATGATGACTACAAATATAAAAAAATTCTTCATAAATCACTCTGTTTCTTGATCTAATTTCAACATTTATACAACGATTGTAATAAAATGCAATTCAGTTACGGGCGTTTTCGGTATTAGTTTCGTAACAAGGGGCATTGTAAAGATAACTTCGCGCTCAAGCGACACATTTATTGCGCAGTTGTTTATACTCAAATTAGTTTATCCAAAGGGTCGAGGAACGTCGATGGACAAGAAAATAGACATTAAGAATATTCCGGTTGATGTAAAAATTCAGCCGCCGAACCCAGATAAGTCCGATCGATTTAATCCTAGAAACAGAATTTATGTTAGGGCGGTGAATGGCTTACATCAAATGTTGCGCCAGCGGTTAGGCTTTATCGCTATGCTGTCTTTTATGTTACTGCCTTGGATAACCTTTAATGGTCAGCAAGCGATTTTGTTTGATATTTTTGCACAAAAATTCAATATTTTTGGTATGACGCTTTGGCCACAAGATCTAACCATATTGGCTTGGATTTGTATTATTGCTGCATTTGCTTTATTTCTGGTGACCGCATTTTATGGTCGGGTTTGGTGTGGTTATATGTGCCCGCAAACAGTGTGGACTTTTATTTTTATTTGGTTTGAAGAAAAGTTTGAGGGCAGTGCAAATCAGCGTAAAAAGCTCGATCAACGGCCGATGGATTTTGATAAATTTTGGCGCAAAACGGCAAAACACAGTAGTTGGGTGGCTTTCTCTTTATTTACCTCATTAACCTTTGCTGGGTATTTCACTCCAATAGCACAATTAATGGTGGACTTTTTTACTTGGCAGGCGAGTGCCTATGCGGTTGGTTGTGTGTTGTTTTTCACTGTGTGTACCTATGGGAATGCAGGCTGGATGCGTGAAATCATGTGTTTGCACATTTGCCCATACTCACGCTTTCAATCTGCCATGTTTGATAAAGACACCTTTACTGTAACTTATGATGCGGCTCGTGGCGAAAGTAGAGGGCCACGAGGACGTAAACAAGATCCAAAAACACTTGGTCTGGGTGACTGTATTGACTGCAACTTATGTGTGCAAGTCTGTCCAACCGGAATCGATATCCGTAATGGCTTACAGTATGAATGTATCAACTGTGGTGCTTGTATCGATGCATGTGATGGCGTTATGGATAAAATGAATTATGCCAAAGGGCTAATTGCATATACGACTGAGCGCAATCTAAGCAGCGGAAAAAATACCAAAGCAGTGCGACCAAAATTGATAGGTTATAGCGCAGTATTGATCATTATGATTGGCGTGTTGGCTGCTGACATCATTAGTCGCAAGCCAATGGATTTGGATATTATTCGCGATCGAAATCAGCTATTTAGAATGACAAATGAAGGTTTAGTTGAAAATACCTATACCCTCAAAATATTAAATAAGTCGCAACAAGACCAATATTACAATATTGAAATCGAAGGATTAGCGCATTTTAATTATTTGGGCAAACAAGAAGTGCATATTAAAGCTGGTGAGTCATACAGTTTACCGCTTTCTATCGCGATAGACCCATATGATTTGAAGAAGCCAGTGACAGAATTCAACTTTGTTTTATTCAATAAAGACACCCCGGACAGTCGCATTGCGCAACCGAGTAACTTCTTTAAAGGGCGTTAAACCCACGAATAATGATAAACTCTCAAACGAGGCACATGCCTCGTTTTTTTTACGG harbors:
- the gspI gene encoding type II secretion system minor pseudopilin GspI; the protein is MRFPPVLLPSRSRGFTLLEVLVALSICAMAGIAAMQVSGEHINHLSTLEEQAYASWVAENQLVEIMAQGNEWPARNKAKGKEEMAGQTWYWQQEVTKSEVNSFVEVRVFIYRDEALTESVYDLSTFVFTGGK
- the gspJ gene encoding type II secretion system minor pseudopilin GspJ, coding for MKQRGFTLLEVMVALGILGFIVVATHQIFQTSLRTNELSEQTIAELEGLQTTFRLMEQDFSQISRRIGRNEAGDSAEQYLIAGRNLLDSQFDGVGFVREGWRNPAYLLPRSELQAVGYRVFDDNLERIYKVYVDSLDNSEPRKHVLLNNIEEFKVTYRDNKGKWLEKWQNKELPLAVAIEITIKDMQPIKRLFLVPGSGEK
- a CDS encoding UPF0149 family protein gives rise to the protein MQQLHLTSDEKQALAAWLTSPELAGKAMPFAQLEGYLFALICAPAPLEMDVWVKQVIGEDISALSEDQLFALMALHNEMSEQVFETGFVLPSYLKTLAGQCIEDQTQGDGQLWCLGFALGAIDYVSDILKSGQLDQQLNESFTLAFNCLSVLAQPEQIASNAKQLSMPDDVYLTNMISLMPDFALGFAELVEMAALQSGLFDQEGWE
- the gspM gene encoding type II secretion system protein GspM, with product MNQVVKYWQSLNAKEQKLLSIAGGVFVLFVLVMGVIRPLNAALAKAEKELASQQQLAVWLQTSIQKIKASNPRAVSSSASLSSLVNTSKNRYNITINRMQPKDDSLRVSIDTVEFNKLVDWLAELTAQHGVMITNVELSKHDSPGFVKVNRLVIEK
- the gspL gene encoding type II secretion system protein GspL, which gives rise to MTEALIIRVNGSQSAAINWLIWSQAEHEIIASGTLDGADELDALTDKAQGRECVLLLPASQAQLKRVTLPSKWGAKLQQALPFIIEDEIASDIDDVFIAVGQAHNIDDKHQLDVAIVDEQWMTQWLECLTSHGLAPSKVLPDAMLLPLPEDEHHVSAIELDGKWLFRGMPWHIAQVERPWLEMYLHAQKVETVRHYSPCDFTGVNLESNPDDVDLPLAIFARQLPHCTFNLLQGQYKVKKQGSPFWRTWRAPLIAASVALVLSLGFKATALYQINQQLIQSEADITAQYLSAFPGSKVRFHLIRNQIRNKLAAVDGESESDFLALMESVVPVFSSVKAFHPESLRYDAKRQELRFRAVGKDFQSFNQVKTELEKRGLTVEQGGLNNEGDTVVGELKVRVQA
- a CDS encoding prepilin-type N-terminal cleavage/methylation domain-containing protein, whose product is MKKRQVGFSLIEILVVLVIIAFATNLVVYTISDGDEELLEKQSLRVHTLINLAADFAVLNQVELGFHLDKNKFEFLAFDGEKWLPFEQAAEQEVFKAFEFEPVLEVELTLDDLPWAQDNLLEQVDWRELIDAEDEESFLELEKMKIPQVIILSSGEISPFSLVFSIKEKREPIFLIEGEFMAPVSLRREPE
- a CDS encoding type II secretion system protein N, translating into MKKTIFLVILFMVSWLFFIVCLMPAHIAVSAAQPYLPKQLQIGDVSGTLWQGRVSELLYQGTYIQGVDWQLSGGTLLLGQAKLAVTFGDAKQAQLLSGKSEINYGLFNAQLTLSNTLLRAPLQTVISQLQLPLPINIKGRLLADIPLYQLGAPYCELLQGDLMTQDVSVQGTSGWFSLDTILGEASCQEGGVALKIEPDNELGLELNAVLSGPNQLAASGFVKPAESLPRDVHNAVKFLGRADAQGRYTLRF
- the gspG gene encoding type II secretion system major pseudopilin GspG, yielding MRKQSGFSLLEVMVVLVIIGMIMAIVAPNIMGQQEEAAADKARLDIQQLEDAMSMYKLRNKAYPSTEQGLEALVTASNIDPVPKRFPDGGFIESLPEDPWGNPYQLLSPGERGKFDILSMGPDGKIGTEDDIGNWSDEEQR
- the gspK gene encoding type II secretion system minor pseudopilin GspK, translated to MGYVKSRHITANTHSQQGAALVIVLFVVALAATLAVEMSSRLMVQVQKSSNLQDYQQAKWFGYAAESLAKKVIKESKAKNKNKTSLDQVWAADETTLPVQGGGTISGKITDLQGCLNLNALRAATAPGAPSNSTNDGHKALFALIDSMDDLPIDETPQALADSVLDWVDANSNTYRDGAEEDEYLSRSTPYLTANHFLASISELRVIKGFNPLVMKKLTPFLCVIPGSDLMAINVNTIPQESSVILAALIDVDASAASSILSARPDGGWDSFADFYNEAKASNPKNLANPDPRIVINSNYFQLAATATYAESRFQLTTQFYVDDKDNVTILARKFGAVQ
- the ccoG gene encoding cytochrome c oxidase accessory protein CcoG, producing MDKKIDIKNIPVDVKIQPPNPDKSDRFNPRNRIYVRAVNGLHQMLRQRLGFIAMLSFMLLPWITFNGQQAILFDIFAQKFNIFGMTLWPQDLTILAWICIIAAFALFLVTAFYGRVWCGYMCPQTVWTFIFIWFEEKFEGSANQRKKLDQRPMDFDKFWRKTAKHSSWVAFSLFTSLTFAGYFTPIAQLMVDFFTWQASAYAVGCVLFFTVCTYGNAGWMREIMCLHICPYSRFQSAMFDKDTFTVTYDAARGESRGPRGRKQDPKTLGLGDCIDCNLCVQVCPTGIDIRNGLQYECINCGACIDACDGVMDKMNYAKGLIAYTTERNLSSGKNTKAVRPKLIGYSAVLIIMIGVLAADIISRKPMDLDIIRDRNQLFRMTNEGLVENTYTLKILNKSQQDQYYNIEIEGLAHFNYLGKQEVHIKAGESYSLPLSIAIDPYDLKKPVTEFNFVLFNKDTPDSRIAQPSNFFKGR